From the genome of Schistocerca piceifrons isolate TAMUIC-IGC-003096 chromosome 6, iqSchPice1.1, whole genome shotgun sequence:
aaccaggaatgcactttttcccAGGGATACtctgtttttatgtcctctttgctgtgTCTGTCATAGGTTATCTTGCtctctaggtagcaaaattccctaaCTTCACCTGCTTCctgtcaccaatcctgatgttaagtttctgactgttctcatttatgctacatctcattactttcgtcttttttccatTTATTCCCAATCTATAATCTGTACCCAtttgactgctcattccattcagcatagcatgtaactcttcttcactttcaatgaggataccaatgtcatcagcgaatcttatcatagatatcccttcccctttaattttaattccactcatcatcatcatcatcatcatcataatcatcatttaagactgattatgcctttcagcgttcagtctggagcatagccccccttatacagttcctccatgatcccctattcagtgctaacattggtgcctcttctgatgttaaacctattacttcaaaatcattcttaaccgaatccaggtaccttctcctcggtctgccccgactcctcctaccctctactgctgaatccatgagtctcttgggtaaccttgcttctcccatgcgtgtaacatgaccccaccatctaagccttttcgccctgactgctacatctatagagttcattcccagtttttctttgatttcctcattgtggacaccctcctgtcattgttcccatctactagtacctgcaatcatcctagctactttcatatccgtaacctcaaccttgttgataaggtaacctgaatccacccagctttcgctcccatacaacaaagttggtcgaaagatcgaacggtgcacagataacttagtcttggtactgacttccttcttgcagaagagagtagatcgtagctgagagctcactgcattagctttgctacacctcttgaacctttattttatttctgtgatttggtTCTTCGATGCATAGACTGAGCAGTAGAGGcacccgttttaatccgagcacatcgttgttggtcgtccattcttattattccctcttggctcttgtgcatattgtatactacccgtctttccctatagcttacccttatttttgtcagaatttggaacatcttgcaccattttagattgtcgaacgctttttacaggtcgaaaaatcctatgaatatgtcttgacttttcttcagtcctGTTCCCATTACCAATCGgagcatcagaattgcctctctcctgcCTTTATCtcacctaaagccaaaccgatcgtcgtctaacacatcctcaagtttcttttccattcttctgtgtgttattcttgttaGTAACTTGGATGCAAGTGCGTTAAGCCgaatatgcgataattctcgcacttaacggcaatcttcggaattgtgtgtatgatgtttttccgaaagtcagatggtatatcgccagactcatacatcctacacatcaaggtgaatagtcgttttgttgtcacttcccccaatggttttagaaattctgatgaaatgttatctgtcctttctgtcttattcgatcgcaagtcttccagatctcttttaaattatgattctaatacttgatcccctatctcttttatatcgactcctgtttcttcttctgttacatcagacaaatcttccccatcatagaggccttcagcgtattctttccacctatccgctctctcgtctgcatttaatagtggaattcctattgcactcttaatgttaccacccttactgttaatttcaccgatggttgaTTTGACTTTCCCATATGCTGAGACAGtacttccgacaaacatttcttctcgatttcttcacgtttttcctgcagccatttcgccttagcttccctgctcttcctgtttatttcattactaagtgactcgtgttcctgtattcctgaatttcgctgaatatttttgtactgtattttaTCGTGCATGAGCTGAGGTATTTCTtctttactcatggtttcttcgcagttaccttctttttacccaTGACGTTTTCCTTTCCATCGTGTGCAATTACCCTTTTTTAGAGgtttccgttcctcttcaacttatctgccaactgagctatttcttaccgcaatatctatagccttggagaacttcaagcttatctcttcattccttagtacttctgtaccccATTTctctgcgcattgattcttcctgactattctttTAAGCTTCAGCCTTCTCTCCATCATTACCAAATTAAGGTTTGCGTCTATATCTGATTCTTGGTACacgttacaatctagtatctgacttcggaatctctgcctgaccgtgatgtaatttCACTGAAATTTTCCATATCGTTCGTCATTTTCCTAGTTACTTCCTTCTCTTGTTGTTCTtcaacagcgtattcgctattactagctggactttactgcagaactgaattagtctttgtcATCTCTCATTCCTAGCACAGAGCATTTATTCTCCCATaagcctttcttctactccttacctTACAACCTCTTtccaatcaccgagcgaggtggcgtagtggttagacactggactcgtattcgggaggacgacggttcaatcccgcgtccggccatcctgatttaggttttccgtgatttccctaaatcgctccaggcaaatgccgggatagttcctgtcaaagggcacggccgacttccttccccgtccttccctaatacgatgagaccaatgacctccctgtctggtctccttccccaaaaacaacaacaatctttccaatcccccatgactgttagattttcatctccctttacatactgaattatccgttcaatatcctcatatacttggtCTGCCCTTCATCTACGGCCTGCGGCGTCCGCATGTATACTTTAACTATCTTTGTCGCTGTTGGTTCGCTGTCAGTTCTgacgagaacaatcctatcactgaattgttcgcagcaactcactctctgccctacttttctattcataacgaatcctactcccattacgccatttttgctgctgttgatattaccctatactcatctgaccagaaatccctgtcttctttccatttcaattcactgacccccAGTATATCTgtattgagcttttgcattttccttttcaaattttctgtgtttcgtaccACGTTTAAAATTCTGACATTCCTCGtcccgactcctagaacgttatccttctggTGGTTATtacatctttttctcgtggtcacctccccattggcagtcccctcccggagatttgAATGGAGGAAAGATCCAGAATCTTTTGTCACTGATCATGAAAATTCTTTTGCAAtaacaggccacatttcctgtggatagacattgtgtctttaatgcagttgttccaTTTGGaaggtcattgctgattctttcgcctttggGGGTAGTTTTCCATGCCAAGGGAAAGCCCTAAAtttctgtccgctcttccgccctctttcgCAAGACCTTTGGCAGAACGGCTGTGACTTCTTATCACAGAAGTCCTCGGCCACCATTGTGGaagatatttattcaaaatttgagCGGTGGCGGGAGTCGAAACCGACACCGTgagcgttttgattactaatcaaagacgctgaaaaattcaaaatgttagctAAATGTCATAGCCAGCAACATATGCACCAGCGCAAAATCATAGGGACCCATACTTTTCACTGCAAACGTTTTCCAGTTTCtcagtgtcttacttaaatgaaaatatcacaataactatgatcattaacgaaatgatgagcaCGACATCATGAAGGTAACATGTGAAGCTGTaagttaaaccttttttttttaagttactgaatagtttctgtaaaatcgtttgagaaagattgcacggGGTGCGGCTCGATTCTGTCAGCACGTAGCATCGCTAACCGGGCGAAAGCGGACAAACAACGTCGGCCTCCCTATGGCGAACAAACAAGTGAACTTTCACAGCGGTTTGGACGAAAACTTGTCACTGCGCATCAGCCACTGTATCCTGCGTGGACACTACTCATTTCATTCCCGTAATGAACACGATCATTTTCAAGCACCACCAGTATCACCATTATAGCACGGCAGCATCATCTTTGATTACACTTTACCTACAGTCTTTTATTCGCAAATGTCTAGACTGCATTTGGTTGATTTGACTGTTAaggcgcggaattagccgagcggtctaggccgctgcagtcattgactgtgcggctggtcccggcggaggttggagtcctccctcgggtatgggtgtgtgtgtttgtccttaggataatttaggttaagtagtgtgtaagtttagggactgatgaccttagcagttaagtcccataagatttcacacacatttgaacatttttttgactgttAATAAGTTTCTTCTCTAAGGAGCGACCATCAGAACTAAAAATCCAGAAAAGGCAGAAATGGCTCACTGCTATTATTACATCTGAAGTTATAAAAATGTTAAGAAGAGCAAGTCAGAAGTAACAAGTCCAGTCATTTTTGTTGAATAGTAAAcacgcattttttttcttttcagaatttttgtttttgatgatgaTACATTAGAGTCGAAACCGATTAACTGTCAAATCAACCAAAAGCGatcaaaatatttgtaatttttttctggccGATTAAATctgtgtatcggaccgagactcgaacccggtagCTTTCCCTTTGGGGGGGCAAATGCTCTGCCGTccaagctatccaagcacaactcactacCGGCCCTCAGAGCCCTACTTCAGGCAGTGGCGCATCTCCTAGCTTCAAAGCACCACGCAGATCTCCTGCATACCTTCAGGGACTaggactcttggaagaaaggatatagtcaGAGAGTAGGGGATTGTTCCCAGCACGAGTGTTCACTTTCCAGTGGAGTGGGGCGCTGATTGAAACACCGTAACATATgaagactgtgtgccagaccgggactcgaactttgCGTGGGTCGTCAATCGCCCTCGAATGGCTCAGTCggtaggggggcagagagaggTTCTTGGTTCGACTGCCCGTCTGGTATACAGTTTCAGTGTAACAGGCAGGTCCAAATAAAAGCACTCTGTTCTGCAGAGTCAAAACTCATTCTAGGACACATATGTGAATAGATGAATGTATACGAAGAAGGAGATGTACGACATGAACGGAAGATGGTCGCCGTgcgtctacatctgaaagatgacgtctgttcagatTTCACGTCAGTCGCATAGAAGTGGCGCTGGTAGTGCCAAAGAAGGTGCGAATCAGGTTTTCTTcagatacacgctgtaacggtcgtgatcgttagttaccATTGAGACTGAAAGTGGTGACCTGATGTTAGACAACACTGACGCCATTGTCAGCATAATgccgaatttgaacgaggtcgggtaatagggctacgagacgctggatgttccttctgcgacactgcagaaagagttggcagtaatgtagccactgtacacgactgctggcagcggcagtcgcgagaatgtaaggtcgcaagaaAACGAGGCTCCGGACGtcgacgtggcactaccgagaaggaagactatcgtgttggttgtatggctctggcgcatcgcaccgcatctgcaccagcaattttagcagcagttggcaccacagtgacaaaacgaactgctacaaatcatttttaaatgaacacaccgccatttgactgcatTATCGTttatgtacgagggctgtccagaaagtaagttacgattgatcgtgaaatgaaaatcacagtgaaaatcagaaatgtttcatttgtaaaagttagctacacctttcagctacttctctacgtagtcgccgttctgactcagacattcgtcgtagcgttgtaccaactttccaataccctcatcatagaaagcagccgccagtgctttccgcaaattctctacgctggcctaaagctcgttgtctgtgccaaaatggtggtggtggtggtggtggttagtgtttaacgtcccgtcgacaacgaggtcattagagacggagcgcaagctcgggttagggaaggattgggaaggaactcggccgtgcccttttaaaggaaccatcccggcatttgcctgaaacgatttagggaaatcacggaaaacctaaaccaggatggccggagacgggattgaaccgtcgtcctcccgaatgcgagtccagtgtgctaaccactgcgccacctcgctcggtgtgccaaaatgttgtcttttttgtggactggcaagacagccaatccacgaggacgggaggccgaagggcacgcgtttaagctcacgcaggatggcgtgaggtctggaacaggacaaggtctttatagtagcaaaagtagtacgtagcttctggaatacttaactttaatccataattgccgaacatcggtctgacggtacatgcatcacaagataaatagcaattgataatggcgccttgctaggtcgtagcaaatgacgcagctgaaggctatgctaactatcgtctcggcacttgagagcgtaatttgtcagtgaaccatcgctagcaaagtcggctgtacaactggggcgagtgctaggaagtctctctagacctgccgtgtggcggcgctcggtctgcaatcactgatagtggcgactcgcgggtccgacgtatactaacggactgcggccgatttaaaggctaccacctagcaagtgtggtgtctggcggtgacaccacagtcttcatagccagtggttcgtttgagcagagatgaaactcagtgggagacaatcacGGGCTGTaatgtgggtaaccaaacatttccaattgaaacgatgcaggaacatcttcattgcccctgcagaatgaggctgagaattgtcttgaagaagaaaccgcacgacagttacgtaatgttggttgcatagcttcaggggaaaattctcaccaggccctcgtacttggcgggagacactattttctataacaactttacgcgctcactaacagctcaggaatgaaaagagcgacataattctacctagagtcatactagagacactgcccaacacatctttgcaaagctttatcggattttcatagtcgtttccatttcgcgaccgatcgtaacttactttctggacagcactCGTAATTATGAtcaaggtttcggccttttatgccattttggtGATTGAGTTTATGTTATTAACGTATTTAGTGGTCTTTTTACGAGATGATGACATTTCATCTGGCATTTagtggggagcgaatatttttcttaatttacggCCAGgtttgtgtttgatgtcctgcagtATACGTTAATGACATAAAATCAGTCACTTGAAAATTGCATAAACGGCCGAAACCTGGGTAATTTcgaagaatgtttgcctatcgaagccgcgggctccaaacgatagatatcaAACTCGCGATTCTAAATCGACCACGCCACTGCGGTGGCGCGCATTATGAGCATGTTTATAGTGGTCACTGCAGCAACGGCGAAAGAAGAGCGTTactaaaatagttgtaattacaaaggaaacgacttacctcactcgtcgtcgacgttgtGGTCATGAGGAAGTCAGTTTGATGTGTATGCTACGGAAAGAATACCATTTTTGCCGTAATCTGAATGGACTCTGCAAGTGCCACtcaaaaatatgggtagagtgtcacatttccgaCAAAAACACAAACAATTTTCCACATTGCATAAGCATAGAATTAGATTCTTCCGCGTGAGGCAATCGCCCGAAGAACCGGCTACAATACCAGATATCCCACTCACTACCGTcataaatcgtttgggttttcGTAGCATCTCGCTTTCATAACGCGCGCCACCATGGttgcgtgatcgatttagaatcgcgcgttcgatatctatcgtttggagcccgcggcttcgataggcaaacattcttggatataaccgaaacctgggtcgtaattacaTAAACAACAATACGGTTAAATGGCGATAAGTTCATTTAACAATTGCTCAGCGACATCAAAAGCTATTTGTTACAAATCAGTGACAGCCCCAAACCAGACGCTCTGTACCGTGCTGtccagtgaccccaaaccaccgccatttgcgacttcagtggtactggagggcaggttggaggtctgtgtATTTTCGGATAAAAGTTGGTTCTCCCTCGGTGGAAGTGAAGgccgtgttggttagaaagaggccagttgggGGACTACAACCAACCTGTCCGTGTGCCAGGTACACTGGATCTACTACCCGGATTCAGGGTCTGGATTGttgtttcgtatgacagcagaagcattcTCGTCtttatcctacgcaccctgactgcaaatttctacgtcagtTTGGAGATTcgatctgctgtgctgccattcatgaaatgaATTTcaggaagtgttttccaacaggataacgctcgcccacataccgctgttgaaacccagcatactctacagagtgtcgacatgtcccCTTAGCCTCTTGGAACATCAGATCtgactccaatcgagcacatacagtacttaatcggacgacaactccaccaGCGTGATATGAGCATTAACAGTCCCAATACTGGcagacgaagtgcaacaggcatggaactccgtcccacaaactgacatcctgacTCTGTACCACACGATGCATCACCGTTTGCATGTTTCCGTTCAACATTCAGGTtgttacacccgttattaatgtaccactaaTTTACATTTTCAATGGGGTGTCTCATgctgtgaacttgcaatgttaatcacttacatgtgtTACCTATACAGAGGCATTCCcaattttcattactctacattaagtattttttggtgctgcaattcCTTTCAGTCAATGCATTTCTTGTAGATCGCATCCTTCCGTCTGAAAATGTCAAATTTAGCGGTGTATCTTAAGTTATCTAAACTCGCGTActttgagaaacaaaattttttaaatctgttttatgTGATTAAAAGTTTTATTAAACAGCTAAACTTTTGCATgaagggtggttggttggttggtctgaggggaggaccaaacagtgaggtaatCGTTCCCACATGAAGAGTGGTTTTAGTCTCTGTGACCCTGCCTGCTCTGGTGGGGAATCGAAATTTAAGAAAAGACGAAAGTTTGTATTAACTGTCGTTGTTATGAGTGTGCTTTCGTATTATGATTCTGCATAATTTATTAGGTACAGCAATAGCATTTATTTGCGATTCAAGACAATTAGTCTCAACCGTCACTAGACCGTCCCTTTCATTTCTGTTGCACTGCAGGTGATGACCGCGGAAGCCACCACCGTGCTGCCTGCGTGGCTGGACAAGCAGTTCGCGGAGACCTCGCTCAAGGAGAGCGACGCGTCCAGAGACTTGAAGGTCGCCTCGGTGGCTGTGCAGAGGGCGACGGCTACGGGCGACAACTACCTCAGCGACGTCTACCGCATGACTGTCAAGCTGGAGCGCGACGCCAGTCCCCATGGCAGCTCCCTGTCGCTGATCATCAAGTGCCTCCCGACGCGAGAGGCGATGCAGAAGATGGCGCAGGAGATGCAAGCCTTCGAGAAAGAGACTCGCATGTTCTGCGATACCATTCCCGCGATGTCACAAATCCTGGAGAAGGCGGCACCCGGTAAATACACGCAGCTGTCTGCCAAGTGTTTCGCCTCTGGGAGGCAGCCGGTCAGCTATCTGGTTCTCGAGGACTTGAAGGCCAGTGGGTTCTCGCTGGCGAAGAGGTGCAGTGGACTCGATTTGGCGCACTCCAAACTCGTGGTCAGGAAACTGGCAGAGTTCCACGCGGCCTCCGTCAAGCTGTTCGAGCAGGACCCATCGGCTCTGGACAACTACCTGGTCTTCAAGTCGTTCCACGGACCTACGGCGCAGCATGTGGAGACCTTCTTGAAACAGGGCTGCAGGTTACTCGCGGATCAGTTGGACACGTTAGACGGATCGTACTCAGAGTATGCGCCGAGGTTACGAACTCTCGCAGAAAGCATATTTCCACGGCTAGCTGACTTGACGGAACGGAAGGGTAAGCTTCGTGTGCTAACCCACGCAGATACCTGGGTCAACAACATCATGTTCAAATACGCTGCAGAAGTCGTCCAAGACGTGGTCCTACTCGATTTCCAGTTGTCTTCGTACGGTTCACCTTCGATTGACTTGCAATATTTTACTCACACAAGCCTTACGGAAGAAGTGTACGCCAATCATTTAACAGATCTTCTGAAAGAGTACCACAGCCATTTAATCGAGGTGATGGACGATATTGGTATCAGTTCGGACAAACAGATGTCCTTTGAGGAGCTACTGGAGGATTTCGAGGCGCATGCACTGTACGCCGTTTTTTCGGCAGTAGCAGTGCTGCCAATCGTGCGCACTCAAGACGAAACTAGATTCGATGTGGAAGCGTCTCTGAACGAAAGTGACAGTGCTGCCAACAGAAACACCTTCGCGAGCGCTCAGTATACGCAGGCTATAAAACAAATGCTGCCAGAATTTGAAAAGAGAGGCCTACTGTAGTCGCCTTGTTGCGTGTCAGAAGCAACTCACTCAGGGTGGACGAATTTTCTCCTTCTTGATTTGCTCTCCCAATTTCGCCACTGCCTCCACTACGCTCATTTCCTTATGAAAGAGGAGAAACGTAAGTTAGCCAACTTAATACGAAAGACGCTCTAGAATGTGCGAGATCGTAGCACTGTACACCCAAGGCGTATTATGAGTGCATTACAGCCTAATCCGCTTCAGACAGCTCGTTGGAATCTACCTGTGTACCTCACATCACGACTACAAATTGGGCCTAAATGTAAGGCTCGCCCACTCCCCACTCTACGCTGCATACCGAGGTCAACGTCAGCATGGTGCTTCGACATGAGGCACAAACTTTTACACTCTGAACCCCTGTCGATTTCGGATGGACTGTGTAGTTGCTTGATAGACTCTATGTGGATAGTGTTCCCGAAGTATGTACTTTCTTGTGTTCGACGACTGGACCGTCCATGTTCTTGACCGAGTGTCCATGTTTTCTGTACCGGTAACTGACCAGCGTGAAAATAAATCTGTCTAGTGCAGACGCAATAAAATTAGATATGAAATATTTATATCAAATATATTTCTCGGAATCAGAAACCTTGTCTCCTTAACCTCTTAGTTGTAAGCTATAACCAGTAAAATTTTAATGATGAGATAGAGAActgttcagttgaaacttccgggctgagaggccgtagtcgatgtataaaatttccacctaacgtttcgtctccatctgcgggaaacatcttctgaggtcgtccggctactgccactgaggctccaggtactctcgcgtttatagagcgcatagaggccaccactattcgtcacgtgatgccgacggtatgcctatctttggaaggagtCATCCTTCTCGATTAAGAGTAGTCGATTGTCATTTTGCTGGCACAACGTCGAcatccaaattttgtccaatttaaaaacttcctcttttcgattaaaattattatgatgtttgtgaatctctattgcttctctatacatgcgcgcatgataacgggatgttcgtgctagaacgcttgtctcattaaatttaatttcgtggtttccATCTCGAAAAACACGCTCAGCTACgcccgatttttcgatgtgtcctaagcgacagtttcttttatgttcggctaagcgggtgtttacacttcttttcgttattccaatatatacttgtccacaactgcatggatttttgtataccccaggtgttgctagggggtgtcgggcgtcgtttgcagttcttaaatattccttaatcttctttgtaggtctgaagattgtttcgatcccataaatggccagaactttcccgatacgttccttgactttattaatgaacggtaggaaaacttttccaataggtgaccgttgttgctcttgacttctggcttcttttcttctttgatggcgggctcgatcaatttccttgctggtatattcgtttttcatgaaggctgaccgtaaatgatttaattcatcttgcaagtaagccggctcgcagattttgttggctctgtccaccaaggttttcatgacacctcttctttgcctaggatgatggtttgattccttgtggaggtatcgatccgtgtgagtgtttAATTACCGACACACCCAGGAAATTGAGTcgaccgttgctctctttctccatcgtaaactgtatcttcgggttaatactgttcagatgcaGCAAGAAGACATCCATCTCTTCTTCATCATGAGTCCACActgcaaatgtgtcatcaacatagcggtaccactTAGCTGGCTTTTtactatgcgctctataaatgcgagaatacctggagcctcagtggcaggaGCCGGACGACTTCAGAAGATGTCTccagcagatggagacgaaacgttacgtggaaattttatacatcgaccacggcctctaagaccggaagtttcaactgaagacaacaccgactgtgaaagcctacattgtatgagttAGAGAACTGTTTAATCATCTTCTTTAAAAAAGGACTGCTCTGTAACTTTGTTCTTGTGTTTCGCCAGTCCTCTACTTGACCTTCCAGCTACCCATGCaattcttaaaaaaataaagaacataCTTCTACCTAATTAAATAATATGGCAACGGTATGCTACCGATGGCGCCTGCGACCCGTCGCGTAGTTTGTAAGAAAACAAGATACACGAGTGGAGTGTAATAAGAATATCTAACTACTGCCATCTGGCTTGCCGTGAATGATGCATGTATATCTCAGTACTGACGTGCAACTTAGATTCTACGCGCAGTATAGATAAGAAAGTCCCTGAGTAAGCTGGTTACTCGCAGCGTAGATACCACTCTATTTTTCCAGAACAAGTTGGAGAAAAACACCAATTttttgctttctacaaagaaaatgGGGAAGCAGCACCTTGTATTTCATTATACCAACCTCCATCAACTCACTATTGGCTTTTGCATAGTCTACACTAAAAAGAGAACTCAAATTTCGTGGACTTGTCCTTATGTGTAACTCTAGGCAGTGCAATCAGCAACATGGTAGCCGCTAGGAACAAAGAGTCTCGCAGCTGGCGCAT
Proteins encoded in this window:
- the LOC124803443 gene encoding uncharacterized protein LOC124803443 codes for the protein MTAEATTVLPAWLDKQFAETSLKESDASRDLKVASVAVQRATATGDNYLSDVYRMTVKLERDASPHGSSLSLIIKCLPTREAMQKMAQEMQAFEKETRMFCDTIPAMSQILEKAAPGKYTQLSAKCFASGRQPVSYLVLEDLKASGFSLAKRCSGLDLAHSKLVVRKLAEFHAASVKLFEQDPSALDNYLVFKSFHGPTAQHVETFLKQGCRLLADQLDTLDGSYSEYAPRLRTLAESIFPRLADLTERKGKLRVLTHADTWVNNIMFKYAAEVVQDVVLLDFQLSSYGSPSIDLQYFTHTSLTEEVYANHLTDLLKEYHSHLIEVMDDIGISSDKQMSFEELLEDFEAHALYAVFSAVAVLPIVRTQDETRFDVEASLNESDSAANRNTFASAQYTQAIKQMLPEFEKRGLL